From a single Accipiter gentilis chromosome 10, bAccGen1.1, whole genome shotgun sequence genomic region:
- the PIK3R5 gene encoding phosphoinositide 3-kinase regulatory subunit 5 isoform X2 has product MQHTTCTEDRIYHALERCLHGLSRDAVSSRWAAGLCLNCWSLQELVSRDAGNYLILVEKILSKAKEVQEKCDYDLVMPLALLFYYAVLYAPHFPPGSDLLLKAASVYHSFLTWPVPYCDIFRELLTFISNELKAPGISFQRLVRTEQGLPVKNYQSSTVTVLLLNRSEVQSEFLSIAEKLSASEHPQRATLVVLLEHLYQANFGTRCDLDSLHRLLKSKTLEELSEIYASAADAQEIAATSSDPVLAREQLQSVLRDIAGAASFPAIAGEAQPRKLHTIPIPTARCYTYSWDQDNFDILNDVLSKECSVVEPMASENEEDEEEEEEVETDGCFPERDSLLSPICAISKDSVYSALSEEGSKPSRMSLFTTSKDSISELTVVSRKSLKSFVSSLKDCMDSGYAEDSDESSLDMVGRSELKVEKSHHKYRHTLTNKIYKLFKSKSQLVLRRDLKDCPDMGSLSLPLRRAESLCTPQAKHRVPARSRRAHSLPQHVLSQRLPASLAPRHLSVHRRPFLSYDEDAKVSTLRVVVFGSDRISGKVARAYSNLRLKESTCPSLTRYFKLQFFYVPVKRSCLAPSAPLMHPSPSLGDPQLRASAQMDPTLSGMESSTNDVSHYIGMLDPWYERNVLGLMNLPMNVLCQSAKPEAEPQEDSQEQLPILADMILYYCRFATRPVLLQLYQTELTFIGGEKMTEVFIHSLELGHSAATRAIKASGPGSKRLGIDGDREAIPLTLQIAYSKTAISGRSHWNDVEKVCTSVNLSKACKKYEELASKTECLNLTITEVVKRQNSKSKKSFNQISVSQIKVDKVQIIGLQSSFAVCLDQDEQKILQSVTRCEISVCYKPRDSDLFALRRSSLPLQDPSEFHSLLCLPIATFSGALP; this is encoded by the exons ATGCAGCACACCACGTGCACAGAAGACAGGATCTACCATGCACTGGAAAGATGTCTACATGGGCTTAGCAGAGATGCTGTCTCCAGCAGATGGGCTG CCGGGCTGTGCCTGAACTGCTGgagcctgcaggagctggtgaGCCGAGACGCCGGCAACTACCTCATCCTTGTGGAGAAGATCCTCAGCAAGGCCAAAGAG GTGCAGGAGAAGTGCGACTACGATCTCGTAATGCCCCTGGCTCTGCTGTTCTACTATGCGGTCCTGTAT gcTCCTCACTTCCCACCAGGCTCCGACCTGCTCCTGAAAGCCGCCAGCGTATACCACAGCTTCCTGACCTGGCCCGTGCCCTACTGCGACATCTTCCGCGAGCTGCTCACCTTCATCAGCAACGAGCTCAAGGCCCCCG GGATCTCTTTCCAGAGGCTGGTGAGGACAGAGCAGGGGCTGCCTGTGAAGAACTACCAGAGCTCCACCGT AACGGTGCTGCTGCTCAACCGCTCTGAGGTGCAGAGTGAGTTCCTCTCCATCGCTGAGAAGCTGAGCGCTAGCGAGCACCCGCAGCGTGCCACGCTCGTCGTGCTCCTGGAACACCTCTACCAGGCCAACTTTGGCACCCGCTGCGACCTGGACAGCCTACACCGCCTCCTGAAG TCCAAGACGTTGGAAGAGCTCTCGGAGATCTATGCCAGTGCCGCCGACGCACAGGAGATTGCAGCCACCAGCAGTGACCCTGTCCTGGCCCGGGAGCAGCTGCAGTCCGTGCTGCGGGACATCGCTGGGGCCGCATCCTTTCCTGCCATTGCCG GTGAGGCTCAGCCCCGCAAACTCcacaccatccccatccccactgcTCGCTGCTACACTTACAGCTGGGATCAGGATAACTTTG ATATCCTCAATGATGTCCTCAGCAAAGAGTGCAGTGTTGTTGAGCCCATGGCCTCCGAGAacgaggaggatgaagaggaagaggaggaggtggaaaCTGATGGCTGTTTCCCCGAGCGGGACTCACTGCTTTCCCCCATCTGTGCCATTTCCAAAGATTCTGTGTACTCGGCGCTGTCAGAGGAGGGATCTAAGCCCTCACGAATGTCCCTCTTCACCACCTCCAAGGACTCCATCTCAGAGCTGACGGTGGTCTCCAGAAAGTCCCTGAAGTCATTTGTCTCCAGTCTGAAGGACTGCATGGACAGCGGGTATGCAGAGGACAGCGACGAGAGCTCCCTGGACATGGTGGGGAGGTCGGAGCTGAAGGTAGAGAAGAGCCACCACAAATACAGACACACGCTGACCAACAAGATCTACAAACTGTTCAAGAGCAAAAGCCAGCTGGTCTTGAGGAGGGACCTGAAGGACTGCCCAGACATGGGCTCGCTCTCGCTGCCCCTGCGCCGGGCTGAGAGCCTGTGCACCCCCCAGGCCAAGCACCGTGTCCCGGCACGCTCCCGGCGCGCTCACTCACTGCCGCAGCACGTCCTGAGCCAGCGGCTGCCGGCCTCGCTCGCCCCACGGCACCTCAGCGTCCACCGACGGCCCTTCCTCAGCTACGACGAGGATGCCAAGGTGTCCACGCTGCGCGTTGTGGTCTTCGGCTCTGACCGCATCTCGGGGAAAGTGGCCCGAGCCTACAGCAACCTCAG GCTCAAGGAGAGCACCTGCCCTTCACTGACAAGGTACTTCAAGCTGCAGTTTTTCTACGTCCCCGTGAAGAGGAGCTGCTTGGCTCCATCAGCCCCACTGATGCATCCCTCCCCGTCCCTGGGGGACCCACAGCTCCGGGCCTCGGCACAGATG GATCCCACCTTGTCCGGGATGGAGAGCAGCACCAACGACGTCTCCCACTACATCGGCATGTTGGACCCATGGTACGAGCGGAATGTTCTTGGGCTGATGAACCTGCCCATGAATGTCCTGTGTCAG TCTGCCAAGCCAGAGGCTGAGCCCCAGGAGGACTCCCAGGAGCAGCTGCCCATCCTGGCAGACATGATCCTCTACTATTGCCGCTTCGCCACGCGCCCTGTCCTGTTGCAGCTCTACCAGACAGAG CTCACCTTCATCGGGGGAGAAAAGATGACCGAAGTCTTCATCCATTCCCTCGAGCTGGGCCACTCAGCGGCCACACGAGCCATCAAGGCGTCAG GTCCAGGCAGCAAAAGACTGGGCATAGATGGAGACAGAGAAGCAATCCCACTAACACTACAGATCGCCTACAGCAAG ACAGCCATCAGTGGAAGAAGTCACTGGAACGACGTTGAGAAGGTCTGCACATCTGTCAACCTTAGCAAAGCCTGCAAGAAGTATGAAGAACTAG CCTCAAAGACAGAGTGTCTCAACTTGACCATAACAGAGGTGGTCAAAAGGCAGAACTCCAAatcaaaaaaaagtttcaatcaG ATCAGCGTGTCCCAGATAAAAGTAGACAAGGTGCAGATTATCGGTCTCCAGTCCTCCTTCGCCGTGTGCCTTGACCAGGATGAGCAGAAGATCCTGCAGAGTGTAACCAG GTGTGAGATCTCTGTGTGCTACAAACCCAGGGACAGTGATCTCTTTGCACTGAGAAGGTCCTCTTTGCCTCTTCAGGACCCCTCCGAGTTTCATTCTCTCCTGTGTTTACCCATTGCCACCTTCAGTGGAGCACTGCCGTAG
- the PIK3R5 gene encoding phosphoinositide 3-kinase regulatory subunit 5 isoform X1 has translation MQHTTCTEDRIYHALERCLHGLSRDAVSSRWAAGLCLNCWSLQELVSRDAGNYLILVEKILSKAKEVQEKCDYDLVMPLALLFYYAVLYAPHFPPGSDLLLKAASVYHSFLTWPVPYCDIFRELLTFISNELKAPGISFQRLVRTEQGLPVKNYQSSTVTVLLLNRSEVQSEFLSIAEKLSASEHPQRATLVVLLEHLYQANFGTRCDLDSLHRLLKSKTLEELSEIYASAADAQEIAATSSDPVLAREQLQSVLRDIAGAASFPAIAGEAQPRKLHTIPIPTARCYTYSWDQDNFDILNDVLSKECSVVEPMASENEEDEEEEEEVETDGCFPERDSLLSPICAISKDSVYSALSEEGSKPSRMSLFTTSKDSISELTVVSRKSLKSFVSSLKDCMDSGYAEDSDESSLDMVGRSELKVEKSHHKYRHTLTNKIYKLFKSKSQLVLRRDLKDCPDMGSLSLPLRRAESLCTPQAKHRVPARSRRAHSLPQHVLSQRLPASLAPRHLSVHRRPFLSYDEDAKVSTLRVVVFGSDRISGKVARAYSNLRLKESTCPSLTRYFKLQFFYVPVKRSCLAPSAPLMHPSPSLGDPQLRASAQMDPTLSGMESSTNDVSHYIGMLDPWYERNVLGLMNLPMNVLCQSAKPEAEPQEDSQEQLPILADMILYYCRFATRPVLLQLYQTELTFIGGEKMTEVFIHSLELGHSAATRAIKASGPGSKRLGIDGDREAIPLTLQIAYSKTAISGRSHWNDVEKVCTSVNLSKACKKYEELASKTECLNLTITEVVKRQNSKSKKSFNQQISVSQIKVDKVQIIGLQSSFAVCLDQDEQKILQSVTRCEISVCYKPRDSDLFALRRSSLPLQDPSEFHSLLCLPIATFSGALP, from the exons ATGCAGCACACCACGTGCACAGAAGACAGGATCTACCATGCACTGGAAAGATGTCTACATGGGCTTAGCAGAGATGCTGTCTCCAGCAGATGGGCTG CCGGGCTGTGCCTGAACTGCTGgagcctgcaggagctggtgaGCCGAGACGCCGGCAACTACCTCATCCTTGTGGAGAAGATCCTCAGCAAGGCCAAAGAG GTGCAGGAGAAGTGCGACTACGATCTCGTAATGCCCCTGGCTCTGCTGTTCTACTATGCGGTCCTGTAT gcTCCTCACTTCCCACCAGGCTCCGACCTGCTCCTGAAAGCCGCCAGCGTATACCACAGCTTCCTGACCTGGCCCGTGCCCTACTGCGACATCTTCCGCGAGCTGCTCACCTTCATCAGCAACGAGCTCAAGGCCCCCG GGATCTCTTTCCAGAGGCTGGTGAGGACAGAGCAGGGGCTGCCTGTGAAGAACTACCAGAGCTCCACCGT AACGGTGCTGCTGCTCAACCGCTCTGAGGTGCAGAGTGAGTTCCTCTCCATCGCTGAGAAGCTGAGCGCTAGCGAGCACCCGCAGCGTGCCACGCTCGTCGTGCTCCTGGAACACCTCTACCAGGCCAACTTTGGCACCCGCTGCGACCTGGACAGCCTACACCGCCTCCTGAAG TCCAAGACGTTGGAAGAGCTCTCGGAGATCTATGCCAGTGCCGCCGACGCACAGGAGATTGCAGCCACCAGCAGTGACCCTGTCCTGGCCCGGGAGCAGCTGCAGTCCGTGCTGCGGGACATCGCTGGGGCCGCATCCTTTCCTGCCATTGCCG GTGAGGCTCAGCCCCGCAAACTCcacaccatccccatccccactgcTCGCTGCTACACTTACAGCTGGGATCAGGATAACTTTG ATATCCTCAATGATGTCCTCAGCAAAGAGTGCAGTGTTGTTGAGCCCATGGCCTCCGAGAacgaggaggatgaagaggaagaggaggaggtggaaaCTGATGGCTGTTTCCCCGAGCGGGACTCACTGCTTTCCCCCATCTGTGCCATTTCCAAAGATTCTGTGTACTCGGCGCTGTCAGAGGAGGGATCTAAGCCCTCACGAATGTCCCTCTTCACCACCTCCAAGGACTCCATCTCAGAGCTGACGGTGGTCTCCAGAAAGTCCCTGAAGTCATTTGTCTCCAGTCTGAAGGACTGCATGGACAGCGGGTATGCAGAGGACAGCGACGAGAGCTCCCTGGACATGGTGGGGAGGTCGGAGCTGAAGGTAGAGAAGAGCCACCACAAATACAGACACACGCTGACCAACAAGATCTACAAACTGTTCAAGAGCAAAAGCCAGCTGGTCTTGAGGAGGGACCTGAAGGACTGCCCAGACATGGGCTCGCTCTCGCTGCCCCTGCGCCGGGCTGAGAGCCTGTGCACCCCCCAGGCCAAGCACCGTGTCCCGGCACGCTCCCGGCGCGCTCACTCACTGCCGCAGCACGTCCTGAGCCAGCGGCTGCCGGCCTCGCTCGCCCCACGGCACCTCAGCGTCCACCGACGGCCCTTCCTCAGCTACGACGAGGATGCCAAGGTGTCCACGCTGCGCGTTGTGGTCTTCGGCTCTGACCGCATCTCGGGGAAAGTGGCCCGAGCCTACAGCAACCTCAG GCTCAAGGAGAGCACCTGCCCTTCACTGACAAGGTACTTCAAGCTGCAGTTTTTCTACGTCCCCGTGAAGAGGAGCTGCTTGGCTCCATCAGCCCCACTGATGCATCCCTCCCCGTCCCTGGGGGACCCACAGCTCCGGGCCTCGGCACAGATG GATCCCACCTTGTCCGGGATGGAGAGCAGCACCAACGACGTCTCCCACTACATCGGCATGTTGGACCCATGGTACGAGCGGAATGTTCTTGGGCTGATGAACCTGCCCATGAATGTCCTGTGTCAG TCTGCCAAGCCAGAGGCTGAGCCCCAGGAGGACTCCCAGGAGCAGCTGCCCATCCTGGCAGACATGATCCTCTACTATTGCCGCTTCGCCACGCGCCCTGTCCTGTTGCAGCTCTACCAGACAGAG CTCACCTTCATCGGGGGAGAAAAGATGACCGAAGTCTTCATCCATTCCCTCGAGCTGGGCCACTCAGCGGCCACACGAGCCATCAAGGCGTCAG GTCCAGGCAGCAAAAGACTGGGCATAGATGGAGACAGAGAAGCAATCCCACTAACACTACAGATCGCCTACAGCAAG ACAGCCATCAGTGGAAGAAGTCACTGGAACGACGTTGAGAAGGTCTGCACATCTGTCAACCTTAGCAAAGCCTGCAAGAAGTATGAAGAACTAG CCTCAAAGACAGAGTGTCTCAACTTGACCATAACAGAGGTGGTCAAAAGGCAGAACTCCAAatcaaaaaaaagtttcaatcaG CAGATCAGCGTGTCCCAGATAAAAGTAGACAAGGTGCAGATTATCGGTCTCCAGTCCTCCTTCGCCGTGTGCCTTGACCAGGATGAGCAGAAGATCCTGCAGAGTGTAACCAG GTGTGAGATCTCTGTGTGCTACAAACCCAGGGACAGTGATCTCTTTGCACTGAGAAGGTCCTCTTTGCCTCTTCAGGACCCCTCCGAGTTTCATTCTCTCCTGTGTTTACCCATTGCCACCTTCAGTGGAGCACTGCCGTAG